A segment of the Sphingomonas cannabina genome:
AAGCAGATCTCGCGCTCGCGCTGCCGACGAAGCTGAAGGCCGCGAACGATCTTGCCGCTAGCCTTCACCCACATCAGGAACGCGTCGCAGCCGCCGCGCCAATCGCCGGCATCGAAGCGGCGGTCGACCGTGGACCCGCAGTAGGCCGCGGTCCCGATGTTATAGGCGAGACTGATCGCCGCCCACCGCTGATAGTCGCGGCCACGTTCGCGCAGCCGCGGCGTGCACGCCATCACCGGCTCAGCATGTGCGATGAGCTGGCGCTCCAGCCGCGCCTGACACCCAGCCTGCGTTTCGCGCAGGCCGGGCTTCACGTTGGCGGTGTCGCCATCGCAGATCGTCCAGATCCCGGCGATATCGCGATAGGCATCGAGATGCTGATCGCCCGCCTTGTGCGTGACGACGATCTCGCCCGTTGGCTTGATGGCGGCGTCGACGGTGCGGCCGCTCTCGTCCTTTGGGATGCTGACCAACAACCCCAGCGCGGTAACCGCGCCGACGATGGCGGCGAGCGTCTTCTTGCCTGGCTTGGGTAGGGTCACGGGCATGACACCCGTCTCCCACACCGCGCCGGCTGCAGATGCCTTCCGCCAACGGACGGTCAAGCCCAATCCTCGATGCGCAGGGCCCATTTTGTAGCGCCGACGTCGAACCGTTCATACGGCTCGATGCGCTGCAGCAGCGACCAGTGCCACGCCTCCGACAGCGTCGCGTTGACGTCCTCCGCGACAAGGATCGAGCGGCTCATGCGACGATCGCGGGCGATCCCGTACAGCTCGTCGCGTTCGGCGTCGGAAAGATCGCCGAAGGTCCATTGCCATCCACCGGCACCGGCGCCATCCTCGATGCCGAAGCCGCCGTCGACACGACGCGACGCAGTGCCGGTGTCGATCACCGGCCGGCCGCTGCCGAGATCATGACCGTACATCGGCCAGAACCGCTTGCCGACCGCCGCCACCCCGATCTGGAAGCCGGCCGGCAGGTTGCCTGATATGCCGATGTAGCGCGCATTCACGGGCGCGGCGGCAGCGAATGCGTAGTGCCGCCGCTCACCGGGGATCTTCGTCGAGAGCGAGGTGAGCGCGGGCGCAAGCACGGTGGTGTTAGGATTGGCCGTGCCACAACTCAGCGCAAGCGGCGTCGCCCCGCCGTCGTTGGTGTAGCCGAGAAAGATCGTATCGACCGGCGTAACCCCGCCGAGGTCGAGCGTGATGGTCGCCGCGCCTCCCAGGGCCACCGCGACCTCCTTCGGCTCAGCGGTACCGATTCTCGCCGCGCCGGAGATCCCGGAGGCGGTGACGGTGAATGGCAAGGGCCGAACGATCGCGCCGCTCATGCGAGCCTCCGAAGTACGGTAAGCGTGGTGTCGGAGCCGTTCTCCTTGGCGCCGATCACGATCGAGACGATGCCGCCGATGATCCTCGTCTTGCCTTGGAGATCACGACGCTTCCCCGCGACCACGACAGTCTCGCGGACGATGGGCATACCGAAGAACGCCGCCATGCGCTGAGTTTCGGCGACGGCTCCTGCCCTGGTCGCGAGCGGGGAAATGAACTTGACCTCGACCCCCCGATCGCCCCACGCGACGACGCTGTCGGTCGGCTGGCGCAAATAGAGCGCCTCTGACTTGAACGCGAGCGCAGCGGCTGGATCGACGCTGCTCACCGGTGATACCGCCCATGGAAGCAATGAGCGTCCTCATGCCCACGATGCTCCGGCGCCCACGTGATCATCGGGTCCATGACGTGCATCTCGCACCTGTTGCCGCTCTGGAGGCGGGACCAGCCGAACAGCTTATCGCGCCCCGGCGTGCTGGGCGGTGACGCCGCGCGCAGCTCGGCGAGCGACCGGTGCTCAATCTGCGTGATGCAGACCGTCTTGCGGTCCAGCTCCTTTCGATCGAACGTATAGCCGTCCGCACCCGCTTGGTCGCAGCCGGCGAGCAACAGCAACACGGCGAGCGCGGCGCGCATCAGGCCACCACCAGCGACTGGAAACCGATCTTGAGGCAGCGGAGCTGCTGCCCGAACGGCTCCTGGTCATAGCGATTGTCGATCCCGAGGATCGCCGCCTTCACGCTGGCGAACTCGGCCGAGTCGGTGACGTTGGTCAGAGGCGCGAGGAACGCTGCACGTTCCGCCGCCGCCTCGTCGGCGGTGCGCTGCTGGGCAGCGGTGACGATCGCCTGCATACTGGCGATCGTCGCCGCCAGCTCAGCCGTGGGCGCCTGCTGATAATAGGCCTGGAGCTGGGTCAGCATGGCCTCGACTTCGGCTGCGGTAGGAATGGTCACTTCTCCTTCAGGCATGACAAGCCCTCCTCAACGAGATGGGTAGACTTTGAACGGGATGTTCTGGGTGATCGGTGTCTCGGTCGCGGCCGACAGCGTCGTGTATGCGACCCGGCTGAATGCGGTGATCGGCCCGTCGACGCCGAACTCTTTCCCGCCGTGAGAGCCGATCGCGCCGTTGTATTGGAAAGTGTGGTTGAACGCCGTGTTCGGGATCGTGGCCGGGGGGACCGTCGGGTAATAGAACTCGCCGCCGCCATCGACGGCGCCGACGAACACGAAGCCGCTGCCGTTGTTGACGTAGAAGCTCATCGAGCCGGAATAGATGCCGACCCAAGAGTTGGTGTCGTCTCGGTAGTAGCTGGTCCGCGTCAGCGTGCCCGTGGCGCTGACCTGATAGAGCCCGTTGTAGGCGTCCGCAGCGGTCGGCTTGTCCATTTGCCATGCCGGCGTCCCGCCAACGTTGGTGCCGCCCGTGGCGGCCTGGTTGGCATAGGTCGGCGAGCCGATGATCTTCGCGCGGGCGGTGAACCCGTTGGCGGTCGACGACAGGGCGCGCACGTCGAGCGAGGAGCCGGCGGGGACCGCGATACCCGACAAGTCGGGCTCGATCCGCGCCGCGGGCGCGCCGATCGACCCGCCATAACTGACCACCTGCCCATCGTTGGCCAGGAAAATCTTGGGGTCCAGGGCCACCGGAAAACCCAACGTGGCCGTGGCGTTCGGGAACACTGACAGGTTGCGGATTAGCGCATTGTTGAGCTTGGCGACACCATCCTCGAACCGGGCGACCTCGACCCACTGACCAGTGATCCGGTTTCCGACAATGATGCGGTCGCCCATCAACCACAGCGCGCTGCCGTCCTTTCCGGCGAGCAAGCGGAAGATCGCGGGATTGCCGTCGCCAGCCGCAACAATCTGCTCCAGGAACGCGGCCGAGCCATTGATGTCGGCGATTGCGCCGACGTTCTGGGTGACGGTGGCATTCAGCGAGGCGATATCCGAGGTCGCCTGTTTGGATGCGATCTCCTGATCGGTCGCCGGCCGAACAAGGCAGCGATACCAGTCGATGACGTTGGCCGTAGCGTTCGATCCCGCTCCCGCCCAATGCGACATGGCGTAGGTATATGACTTCGACGCGTTCGCAGCAGTGACCTGGAAAAGCTGCCGAGCACGGTACGTCTGCCCCGCCACTCCGGCGCCGTACTTGGCGCCGATGTTGAGGGAGAGATTTTGGATTGTGTTGCCGCTACTGTCGAGCACCTGAAAAAGCGCTGCCGCCCCGGTAAGCGTGCCCGACACGAGCCTGACATCGGCCTCGACCACGAACCAGTCACCCGTCCGAACCGATCCGTTCAAACTGGCGGAATAGATGTAGCTGTCGCCGCCGGCGTTGCCGGGAAGGCGGAGCGCGTAACCGATGCCGTTCTCGCCAACGACCCGCTGCATCCCGCCGAAGCCAGTTCCGGTGCTCCAATTTCCCGGAGGCGCACCGACAGCGGCGCTCGGATAGTCGGAAAAGGTCCCGTTCGGATTGATCGCGTTCGAGTTGACGCTCGCCGACACGACTGCGCTCGTCTGCGCCGCGGCGGCCGCGTTCGTGGCGATGGCGGCCTGATTGGTCGAGATCGCCGCCTGCGTTTCGGCGTCGGCCGCGCCGGTCACGTCCTCGAAGGTCAGGTAATCGAGCGCCGTGACAACCGCGCCGTTGTCGTAGTTCGCCCAGCAGATCAGGCGGACATAGGCGGTCCCGGCGTTGAAGCTGGATGCCGGATAGACGGCGCTCTCGACGTCGACCCAGCCACTGCCGGACGGATAGATCGAGCCACCGACCAGGATGTACATGTAGCCGACGTTCGAGCCGACCGTGTTCCCGTTGGCGTCGTAGCACTGGACGCCCATGTACATTCTGGCCGCCGCGCCGGTGCCGACGTGAAAGCTTCCCCTCAGCTTGTACTTGCGGCCCGCCGTGATCGGGTAGGTCTTGATGCTCCAGATATTTCGACCGGAAGCGCTGGCGGTAGAGATGACGTTGGTGCGCCCGCCATAGGAGGCGTTGAACACCCACTGGCCCGCGGGCATCACGGTGTTCGGCGCGGGGTCGTTCGTCCACCCGTCGGTGCCATTGTCGAACTGCTGATTGCCGCCGACCAGGACCGTACTTCTGTAGGCGTTCGCGGTGAGTTGTTGCGAAGCGGCGGCAGCGGCGGAGGAACCAGCGGCGTTGGTCTCGCTGATCGCCGCTGCCTGCTGGCTCGCGCCGGCCTGTCCTGCCTTCGTGGTGGCGATCCCCGCCTGCTCGGTCGCGACGCTCGCCTTCTGCCCCGCGGCGGTGTCGCTCGCCGCGGCACTGGCGGAGAAACCCTGGGCGGCCGTGGCCGAGCCTGCCGCGGCAGCACTCTCAGTGATGTCCTCGACGACAACGGCGATCAGTTGGTAGGTTCCGCTCCCGTACATCCGCGCCATGCCGCGGAGGTAAACGGCGCCGGCCGCAATCGCCGTCGACCCGGCAATCTCGATCACGACGGTTTCGCGCGTGTTGGCGGCCGGAACCGTTCGCGACGTCGACGGGCTATTCACATAGGCGTAGCTGGAACTGAGGTAGATTGCCCACGCGTCGATCCGAGGATTGTCGCCAAGTACCGTGGCCCGGTAGTCGACGCTCACACGATAGCGGCGCCCCGGCACGAGCTTGGTGACGCCGAGCTGGCCGGCGTCGTAATAGGTGGCGCCGAGCAGACTCGGCTTAACTTGCAGCACTTTCCCGATGCCGGCGATGGCCGGAAAGGTGACGCGCGCATCTTGAGCGATGGACGGCAGGCTGGCGGGATCGCCTTGATAGCCCTCGAACCAGAACTTGCCGTCCGAGAGGAAGTCGCTGGGTAGCAACCCGCGGGCCACCGCCGTTGCCGACACCTGACTGGCGAGCGCCGCCGCAGCGTTGGTGCCGCTGTTGGTCGCGTCGGTGTGCGCAGCTTGGGCCGATGTGGCGGCGGCGTCGGCTGAGTTGCCCGAATCGGTTGCACGCGCCCCAGCGAGGGTGGCCGAGGCATCGGCAGCGGCGGCCTTGATCCCCGCCTCCTGGGCCTTCGCGATCGAGATATCGCGAGCGTCCTCAGAGCCGGCGAGCGCCGCTTGCGCCTGATCGCGCGCCTGCTGGGCAATCGCGGCAGAGGCCGAGGCGGACTCGCTATCGCCGAACACATCGAACAGCTCGGCAATATTGCCCTTCACCGTGGCGACGTCGTCTTCGATCGTCTGCACCCGCGGCGGCAGCTCGGCGATGTCGTCGGCCGGCACGCCACCTTCGACCTCGCCCGTATCGGGATTGATCGTGCCCCCAACCGTCGTGCCCGAAGGCG
Coding sequences within it:
- a CDS encoding lysozyme; the protein is MPVTLPKPGKKTLAAIVGAVTALGLLVSIPKDESGRTVDAAIKPTGEIVVTHKAGDQHLDAYRDIAGIWTICDGDTANVKPGLRETQAGCQARLERQLIAHAEPVMACTPRLRERGRDYQRWAAISLAYNIGTAAYCGSTVDRRFDAGDWRGGCDAFLMWVKASGKIVRGLQLRRQREREICLRGLT